The DNA region CGGACGCCCTGGACAAGCTCACCACCGCCGACCTGGCGAAGCTGCGCCGCCTGTCCGTCCGTACGATCTACGACCTGCGCCAGGAGTCCGAGCGCGTGGCGGCCCCCGACCGCGTCCCCGCGGGCTCCTCCCACGTCGTCGCCGACGTCCTGGCGGGCTCCCCCGTCTTCACGGACATGCCGAGGACGGCCGCGGAGGCGGCCGCCATGATGACCGAAGGCGAGAAGTTCATGGTGAGCGGTGGCACCGCGCGGGCGGCCTACCGCGCGGTCTTCTCGGGTGTCACCGACGGCGACGCCCGTGGCGTCCTCTTCCACTGCACGGCCGGCAAGGACCGCACCGGCTGGGCGAACGCCGCGCTGCTCACCGCGCTCGGGGTCCCCCGCTCCACCGTGACCGCGGACTACCTCGCCTCCAACGACTACCGCGCGAAGGCGAACGCGGCGGCTCTGGCGTCGATGCCGCCGGCCCAGGCCGAGGTGTACAAGCCGATGCTCGACGTCCGCGTCGAGTACCTCGACTCCGGTTTCCAGGAGGTGGCCGAGGAGTTCGGCTCCTTCCAGGCGTACGAGAAGCAGGCGCTCGGCCTGAGCGGCAAGGAGCTGAGGGACCTCGAGCGCGACCTGCTGGTCGGCTGAGTAGGTGTCACACGGCGGCTGCGGGAGCCGGCGTGGGGCGGCCGCGGCCGCCCCACGTGAGAAACACGGCACGGTCTTCGAGCCGGAACTGTCGGCATCCGCGTACGACGTGGCGCTCAAGGGTGAGAAGGCGGACCCGACACGGCAGCAGGCCGAGGAGCGCCGGACGCGACGCCGGCCTTCGCGACCACGGGGGGTCGTGAAGGCCGGCGTCGCGCGAGCCCGGGACGGGCGGCGGTCAGGAGACCGTCAGCGCACGGATCGCCGTCGGGGCGTGGCCCGGCTCCGTGGCCACGTCCTCGAACTCGTTGACCGACGCGATGTCCGACCCGCTCATCGAGATGTTGGTGATCCGCTCCAGGATCGCCTCGACCACCACCGGCACGCGGAACTCGGCGGCCAGCTTCTTCGCCTCCTCGAAGGCCGGCAGCAGCTGGTCCGGCTCGGTGACGCGGATGGCCTTGCAGCCCAGACCCTCGACGACCTTGACGTGGTCCACGCCGTAGACGCCCAGCTCGGGGGAGTTGAGGTTCTCGAACTCCAGGTTGACCTGGAAGTCGATGTCGAAGTTGCGCTGTGCCTGCCTGATGAGCCCCAGGTAGGAGTTGTTGACCAGCACATGGACGTACGGGATGCGGTGCTGGGCGCCGACCGCCAGCTCCTCCAGCATGAACTGGAAGTCGTAGTCGCCGGAGAGCGCGACGACGGATCCCCCGGGATCGGCCGTGGCGACCCCCAGCGCTGCCGGGATCGTCCAGCCCAGGGGCCCGGCCTGGCCGCAGTTGATCCAGTGGCGCGGCCGATAGACGTGCAGCATCTGCGCGCCGGCGATCTGCGAGAGGCCGATGGTGGTGACGTAGCGGGTCTCGGGGCCGAACGCCCGGTTCATCTCCTCGTACACCCGCTGCGGCTTCAGGGGCACGTCGTCGAAGTGCGTACGGCGCTGCAGGTTCGCACGGCGCTCCTGCGTCGACGCCGCCCACCCCGAACGGTCCTTCAGCTTCCCTGCGGCCTTCAGCTCGCGCGCCACCTCGACGAAGAGCTTCAGCGCGGCCTTCGCGTCGGAGGCGATGCCGAGGTCCGGGGCGAAGATCTTGCCCAGCTGGGTCGGCTCGACGTCGACGTGGACGAAGGTGCGGCCCTGGGTGTAGACGTCCAGCTTGCCGGTGTGGCGGTTGGCCCAGCGGTTGCCGATACCGAGGACGAAGTCGGACTCCAGGAAGTTCGCGTTGCCGTAGCGGTGCGAGGTCTGCAGACCGACCATGCCCGCGTTCAGCTCGTGGTCGTCGGGGAGGATGCCCCACCCCATCAGGGTCGGCACGACCGGGACACCGGTCAGCTCGGCGAACTCGACGAGGAGTTCACAGGCGTCGGCGTTGATGATGCCGCCGCCCGCGACGAGCAGCGGGCGCTCGGAGGCGTTGAGCATCTCGACGGCCCGTTCGATCTGCTTGCGGGTCGCGGCGGGCTTGTGCACCGGCAGCGGCTCGTACAGGTCGGGGTCGAACTCGATCTCGGTGAGCTGCACGTCGATCGGCAGGTCGATGAGCACGGGGCCGGGGCGGCCGGCGCGCATCAGGTGGAAGGCCTGCTGGAATACGCCCGGGACCTGGGCCGCCTCCAGGACGGTCGTCGCGGCCTTGGTCACCG from Streptomyces sp. B1I3 includes:
- a CDS encoding tyrosine-protein phosphatase, which encodes MNTMTRVRTSSAALAAALVVGLTAPAATAVPHLTPAHHSSASQQRIPFTAAEVTANEDGSFTVEWTAPGVRHVAVRTGGRTVASGGASGKVTVRGLTAQDRRWFDLVPERGGSLHLADRLIRLEGTVNFRDAGGYRTTDGRWVKMGEIYRSDALDKLTTADLAKLRRLSVRTIYDLRQESERVAAPDRVPAGSSHVVADVLAGSPVFTDMPRTAAEAAAMMTEGEKFMVSGGTARAAYRAVFSGVTDGDARGVLFHCTAGKDRTGWANAALLTALGVPRSTVTADYLASNDYRAKANAAALASMPPAQAEVYKPMLDVRVEYLDSGFQEVAEEFGSFQAYEKQALGLSGKELRDLERDLLVG
- the gcl gene encoding glyoxylate carboligase; this encodes MPRMTAARAAVEILKREGVTNAFGVPGAAINPFYAALKAAGGVHHTLARHVEGASHMAEGYTRAEAGNIGVCIGTSGPAGTDMITGLYSAIADSVPILCITGQAPTAVLHKEDFQAVDIASIAAPVTKAATTVLEAAQVPGVFQQAFHLMRAGRPGPVLIDLPIDVQLTEIEFDPDLYEPLPVHKPAATRKQIERAVEMLNASERPLLVAGGGIINADACELLVEFAELTGVPVVPTLMGWGILPDDHELNAGMVGLQTSHRYGNANFLESDFVLGIGNRWANRHTGKLDVYTQGRTFVHVDVEPTQLGKIFAPDLGIASDAKAALKLFVEVARELKAAGKLKDRSGWAASTQERRANLQRRTHFDDVPLKPQRVYEEMNRAFGPETRYVTTIGLSQIAGAQMLHVYRPRHWINCGQAGPLGWTIPAALGVATADPGGSVVALSGDYDFQFMLEELAVGAQHRIPYVHVLVNNSYLGLIRQAQRNFDIDFQVNLEFENLNSPELGVYGVDHVKVVEGLGCKAIRVTEPDQLLPAFEEAKKLAAEFRVPVVVEAILERITNISMSGSDIASVNEFEDVATEPGHAPTAIRALTVS